The DNA sequence ATGATACTTCTTCTTTTTATCTAAAATATGATGTAACAATGTTGTCTTTCCTGCTCCGTTTTTCCCTGCCAGCCCCATAATGTATCCCGGTTCCAGTGAAAAACTGATATCCTCTACATGAAAATGACGGTTCGTTCCTGTTACATGTTCCAACTCCAATATCATCCTTCTCCCCCCTACTCTACTTCCTCGCACAAGGTCTGTGCCATTTGTGCAATTTCTTCTTTGGTCAATCCTGCTCTTCTGGCATCTGCTATTACTTCTGAAAATCTTTTTTCTAACAGCACCAACTGTTTTTCCCGCAAATAATCCGTATTAAATTCACATACATAGAAGCCCTTACCTGCTACGGAACGTATGAGTCCTTCCTTTTCCAGTTCTTCATAGGCGCGCTTGGTGGTGATAACACTGACCTGAAGTTCCGATGCCAGTGCACGAATGGAGGGAAGCGCTTCTCCTGCCACCAGCTCTTTACTGGAAATTGCCTGCTTCAACTGATTTACAATCTGCTCATAGATTGCCATGGTTCCCTGAGATTGTATGATAATTTTCATGCTGTCACCTTCCTTGCTTCCTCTGTTTCGTAGACTGTTTCATAATTCATCAGCACGGCAAGTGTTCCTTTAAAAAACGTCAACAACTTTAAAGTTAAAAACAAATTTATGACAGTTGAAATCATATAAAACACAAGTGCAGCCCATGGTATGTTTTTCTCGCTGGTCATCTCCTGCCCTACAAACATTACAATAAAATAGAAAACTGCATAAATCTGCTGTCCAATCAGCCAACCCGTATAACCGGAACATCTTTTTTTCAAAGCCCTGTCCTTTGTATCAGAAGGCTGAAAGGCTCTGTCTCCGCCTGCCATATTTATACTTATGGACAACATGGCAATAGAAAAAACAGCCATAAAAGCCGAATACCAAGTTACATATCCCAATGCATAGGGTACTGCCTCTAGAATGCAACTTAACAATATGGAAAGCAAAACCTTTGTTACATAAGAAGTCAACAGATACTTCCTACGTTCTTCTGCTTCCATGGGACACAGGTACATAATTTTAGGCAAACGCATGGGACAAATCGTCCCCAACAGCATACTAAAAACAAACGCTATGGCAAATGCAAAATAAAGAACTGCTGTTTTTATATTCTCAAATGCATCCCATATTAATGGCATAATACATAAAAAATATATCACCCAAAAAAAAGTTATCGAACCATTGTCCTTATTGGATTTGAACCACTTATAATTCCTTATCTGCGTCAGCATATCACGACACACCACGACACACATATTCTTTTTTCTCATATTCTGCCTCCCTTGGTCATAAAATACATCATTTCTTCTATTGTAGCATCCTCTACTACAAGCGTAGCATCAAAAGGATGAAGGCGACTGTTCACAACCAGTGCTTTTGCTCCATATTCGCCCTCTTCCATGTAAATAATGCGTTCCTTTGGCAAAAGTTTTATCTTGTAGCTCTCTCCTCGTATCATTTTGTAGCGACTATGCAATGTTTCAATATTTTCAGAAAAAAGCAATTCTCCTTTCTGTAGAAAGGTAACATAATCTACCACTCGTTCCAACCCTTCTGTCTGGTGTGTGGATAACAATACACTGTGTTCTCCGTCCGATACAAAATCGGTTAACATCCGATAAAAAATCTTCGCAAAATCCGGATCAAAATTTCCTGCGGGCTCATCCATAATCAAATACTTTGGTTTATGTGCTAATGCAAATGCTAATTGAAGTTTCAACTTTTCTCCC is a window from the Roseburia sp. 499 genome containing:
- a CDS encoding ABC transporter ATP-binding protein → MLEIVDVSKRKGNFSMKNISIQLPDGYIMGLVGANGSGKTTLIKMLLGIFTPDSGSIRVDGREYGSEEHGIREDIGYVLQEELFDPGLSAEENVDYYGHYYSRYDKELCRKYMEEFELGSSRKYKVLSKGEKLKLQLAFALAHKPKYLIMDEPAGNFDPDFAKIFYRMLTDFVSDGEHSVLLSTHQTEGLERVVDYVTFLQKGELLFSENIETLHSRYKMIRGESYKIKLLPKERIIYMEEGEYGAKALVVNSRLHPFDATLVVEDATIEEMMYFMTKGGRI
- a CDS encoding GntR family transcriptional regulator, with the translated sequence MKIIIQSQGTMAIYEQIVNQLKQAISSKELVAGEALPSIRALASELQVSVITTKRAYEELEKEGLIRSVAGKGFYVCEFNTDYLREKQLVLLEKRFSEVIADARRAGLTKEEIAQMAQTLCEEVE